Proteins found in one Cheilinus undulatus linkage group 9, ASM1832078v1, whole genome shotgun sequence genomic segment:
- the ptprjb.1 gene encoding receptor-type tyrosine-protein phosphatase eta isoform X7: MKPLVRFCVSLLLLCALLEGAQPNCDSDNRQCSGNETETFTTDTKSISLESDPTCNLSSRTDTTGQGSLSDLTPGAVYPVFFGCFNCCKEITTKPEAVRDLSVSEITTSSVSLTWTKPNGNSSLYRVYWTDETNKWNKSTNETNMNVTGLTAGVEYTFTVSAVADDGQTEGENSTKTRYTKPGVVTDLRVHNVTTSSMFLTWTKPEGQSPSYKVQWTDEASKTVTETKTSINITDLTAGVQYDISVTAVAGDNTTEGESSTVSRYTKPALVDNLNAVDITTSSMFLNWTEPRGESPSFRVQWKIKNGKLIDTVNVTETSINITDLTAGVQYDTSVTAVAGDNTTEGESSTVSKYTKPAVVDNLSAVEITTSSVCLNWTKPEGENSFYRVQWENGDMNQTKTVTETSINITGLTAGVQYDISVTAVAGDNTTEGESSTVSKYTKPAVVDNLSAVEITTSSVCLNWTKPEGENSFYRVQWENGDMNQTKTVTETSINITGLTAGVQYDISVTAVAGDNTTEGESSTVSKYTKPALVDNLHAVDITTSSVCLNWTKPEGENSFYRVQWENGDMNQTKTVTETSINITGLTAGVQYDISVTAVAGDNQTEGQSSTVSIYTKPAVVDNLSAVEITTSSMFLNWTEPRGERSFYRVQWRNGDMNKTKTVTDTSINITGLTAGVQYDISVTAVAGDNTTEGESSTVSKYTKPAVVNNLSAIEITTSSMFLNWTKPRGESPSFRVQWKIKNGKLIDTVNVTETSINITDLTAGVQYDISVTAVAGDNTTEGESSTVSKYTKPGVVRDLSVSNVTTSSMFLSWTEPEGKRSTFRVQWKTKNGKFIETENVTETQISITGLTAGVHYEMSVTAVAGDGQTRGQSSTVSKYTKPGKVGSHTSSVTNYTISLNWKAPPGDVSEYRVDWHNGGTEMSNSTTSTFAKLSDLIPGTTYTIQITAVNGAHETGEPYIFTVVTKPAVVNNLIITGVTTTSVTLEWSKPKGNATSYIVQWLEGVKSLNDSTNETSLTIDGLTPGYEYSITVVAVSESPSNTGEGTSTSTFTKPVKPVNITVGPRGTDNLNIAWVLSEGRVDHYVVHILNKELMFSNNKTSKNTTVLFTGLYPGRVFVVTVTAEAGAHREMSDESQFATYPTPPGAIVITRRTNSSLHLGWATPALMENAPDVIYHVTYISSMDGAEKNESMVNKTDLLPLLAGTSYNISVKTIGPQGLTSSAVHTSTFTSPNPVLNLISHPKSISSVEVKWSPPREEKDYYTYYVQTHSPTGTPINRTVSTNSADLSDLESGTRYSISVRTIAAPGIESTEEFTSSYTKPTAVANVKAENVTTTSVRLSWSRQSDYKQSYSYLVMALHGAMRVHNDSTKTETYTFTNLCPGRLYTFKVITEVDGVESSVANTTSYTKPPVVSDILVTGDTTKLSVSWMAAECQVESFTVRLLRGEELVGNGTDLSNTTVNKVFEGLKPGVLYCAEVITESGPFRNTSPRVCNATFPNPPGPITVASQTVDSINFTWSLPENMDHMQYNFSVTTSNGSSLTTDRWFLLKGLLSGSPYNISVVTVGVNNFESTEVTARNYTRPYPAEVLAKKTEINPTTVTLFWEQKEIKPHYSYVVKASNNAPPETVDKTTKTISGLLSGTNYSFTVITQTEDGTQADPETVSFFTRPHGVRHLQAKTLNTTAVRLSWTDPMEYKPEYRYQVETTGCDTFKNINSTVNNTVISELTQGTECTFCVFVRAGDGIKGEANCISQYTEPETVQPSISSQGSNSSILVSWTKPQGRVDNFSVSLTSTSESGIQLNSSATSYLFENLSAGRVYFAVVSTLSGPFKRPSVNVTNATFPNPPGPISVLEKTTNSLEIKWEGAPQMSGASFFYQLTNISAKEGNFISTTSTSHTFSSLLSGTSYNISVATVGASDFQSAKVYRHMVTTRPFGVGSVRTTVEEEIINVTWDIPVQYKDSYRFILTRQSSEGNVSDTAKENTYNFTKLVPGSPYNISVTTETSDGTQSNTTWKSVCTKASPGTNFVCEGPNKTNAEVILTWKCPRGRYSSFKVYVDDNDHSTSSQCNLTVPNLRHYTEYKLTVETQSCGPASNQTVRCRTGITNPPSPGNLNLLVKVMEREHDRFTLNINSSLLNNTNGPIRYVGVLVMNENTDTSDFRSYLEKTHAQWDAGNTPAYLATVREINLQSRSEDAQLVIVVGDSSIWKGYTNGALKANRNYQLAIVLFTDLKLQSQLVNGAQSLVSVTQFSTVVFLPVNPAVIGLAVGATLGIFSILFFILIGFIIYWRRLSKKKSPDIQINPIRAKSVAVKVEDFEAYYKKQKADSNCGFAEEFEDLKTVGTGQTKTNALAPENKSKNRYNNVLPYDHSRVKLSIIHGSPHDDYINANYMPGYNSRKEFIAAQGPLPQTVNEFWRMIWEKNVQTLVMLTRCNEQGRVKCEQYWEHGTKHFENIIVTMTSEIPLKDWTIRDFDVKNVKTAETRSVRHFHFTAWPDHGVPETTELLISFRHLVREHMDQYSRHSPAVVHCSAGVGRTGTLIAIDRLINQIERENTVDVYGIVHDLRMHRPLMVQTEDQYVFLNQCALDIIRSRTGTNVDLIYQNIAAISIYENVEPKKGHSKNGY; encoded by the exons GGTGCTCAACCAAACTGTGACAGTGACA ATAGACAATGCTCTGGgaatgaaacagaaacatttacaaCAGACACAAAATCGATCAGCTTAGAATCAGATCCAACCTGTAACTTATCCAGCAGGACTGACACCACTGGACAGGGATCGCTGAGCGATTTGACTCCTGGAGCCGTCTACCCTGTGTTTTTCGGTTGTTTCAACTGCTGCAAAGAAATCACAACGA AGCCTGAAGCTGTCAGGGATCTCAGTGTCAGTGAAATCACAACCTCATCCGTGTCTCTGACCTGGACTAAACCAAATGGAAATAGCTCCCTCTACAGAGTCTACTGGACAGATGAAACAAATAAATGGAACAAGAGTACCAATGAAACAAACATGAATGTCACTGGGCTGACAGCTGGAGTAGAGTACACTTTTACAGTCAGTGCTGTAGCAGATGATGGTCAAACTGAAGGAGAGAATTCCACGAAAACTCGGTACACCA AGCCTGGAGTGGTTACGGATCTTCGAGTTCATAATGTCACAACATCCTCAATGTTTCTAACCTGGACTAAACCAGAAGGACAGAGCCCCTCCTATAAAGTACAGTGGACTGATGAGGCATCTAAGACTGTGACTGAGACAAAAACATCCATTAACATTACTGACCTGACTGCTGGGGTCCAGTATGACATAAGTGTCACTGCAGTGGCTGGAGATAACACAACAGAAGGAGAGAGTTCCACTGTTTCAAGATACACCA AGCCTGCATTGGTAGATAATCTCAATGCTGTTGATATCACAACATCCTCAATGTTTctgaactggactgaaccaagaGGAGAGAGCCCCTCTTTCAGAGTccagtggaaaataaaaaatggaaagcTTATTGACACTGTAAACGTGACAGAGACATCCATTAACATTACTGACCTGACTGCTGGGGTCCAGTATGACACAAGTGTCACTGCAGTGGCTGGAGATAACACAACAGAAGGAGAGAGTTCCACTGTTTCAAAATACACCA AGCCGGCAGTGGTCGATAATCTCAGTGCTGTTGAAATCACAACATCATCAGTGTGTCTGAACTGGACTAAACCAGAAGGAGAGAACTCTTTCTATAGAGTACAGTGGGAGAATGGAGACATGAATCAGACTAAAACTGTAACAGAGACATCCATTAACATTACTGGCCTGACTGCTGGGGTCCAGTATGACATAAGTGTCACTGCAGTGGCTGGAGATAACACAACAGAAGGAGAGAGTTCCACTGTTTCAAAATACACCA AGCCGGCAGTGGTCGATAATCTCAGTGCTGTTGAAATCACAACATCATCAGTGTGTCTGAACTGGACTAAACCAGAAGGAGAGAACTCTTTCTATAGAGTACAGTGGGAGAATGGAGACATGAATCAGACTAAAACTGTAACAGAGACATCCATTAACATTACTGGCCTGACTGCTGGGGTCCAGTATGACATAAGTGTCACTGCAGTGGCTGGAGATAACACAACAGAAGGAGAGAGTTCCACTGTTTCAAAATACACCA AGCCTGCATTGGTAGATAATCTTCATGCAGTTGACATCACAACATCATCAGTGTGTCTGAACTGGACTAAACCAGAAGGAGAGAACTCTTTCTATAGAGTACAGTGGGAGAATGGAGACATGAATCAGACTAAAACTGTAACAGAGACATCCATTAACATTACTGGCCTGACTGCTGGGGTCCAGTATGACATAAGTGTCACTGCAGTGGCTGGAGATAACCAAACTGAGGGACAAAGTTCCACTGTTTCAATATACACCA AGCCGGCAGTGGTCGATAATCTCAGTGCTGTTGAAATCACAACATCCTCAATGTTTCTGAACTGGACCGAACCACGAGGAGAGCGCTCCTTCTATAGAGTGCAGTGGAGGAATGGAGACATGAATAAGACTAAAACTGTAACAGACACATCCATTAACATTACTGGCCTGACTGCTGGGGTCCAGTATGACATAAGTGTCACTGCAGTGGCTGGAGATAACACAACAGAAGGAGAGAGTTCCACTGTTTCAAAATACACCA AGCCTGCAGTAGTGAATAATCTCAGTGCCATTGAAATCACAACATCCTCAATGTTTCTGAACTGGACTAAACCAAGAGGAGAGAGCCCCTCTTTCAGAGTccagtggaaaataaaaaatggaaagcTTATTGACACTGTAAACGTGACAGAGACATCCATTAACATTACTGACCTGACTGCTGGGGTCCAGTATGACATAAGTGTCACTGCAGTGGCTGGAGATAACACAACAGAAGGAGAGAGTTCCACTGTTTCAAAATACACCA AGCCTGGAGTGGTCCGGGATCTCAGTGTCTCTAATGTTACTACATCCTCTATGTTTCTGAGCTGGACTGAACCAGAAGGAAAGAGGTCTACTTTTAGAGTCcagtggaaaacaaaaaatggaaagttcattgaaactgaaaatgtgacagaaacacagattAGCATTACTGGGCTGACTGCTGGTGTCCACTATGAAATGAGTGTTACTGCAGTTGCAGGTGATGGCCAAACTAGGGGACAGAGTTCCACTGTTTCCAAATACACAA AACCTGGAAAAGTTGGGAGCCATACTTCATCTGTGACCAACTACACCATCTCCCTGAACTGGAAAGCACCTCCTGGTGACGTGTCTGAGTACAGGGTAGATTGGCACAATGGTGGGACAGAGATGTCAAACTCCACAACCTCTACCTTTGCCAAGCTATCAGACCTGATCCCTGGTACTACCTACACGATCCAGATCACCGCTGTAAATGGGGCTCATGAAACAGGAGAACCTTACATATTCACTGTTGTTACAA aaCCTGCTGTAGTCAATAATCTTATCATCACTGGAGTCACAACAACATCTGTGACTCTAGAGTGGTCTAAACCAAAGGGCAACGCCACGTCATACATCGTTCAGTGGCTGGAAGGAGTAAAAAGCTTGAATGACAGCACCAATGAAACATCCCTTACCATCGATGGTTTAACGCCTGGTTACGAGTACAGCATTACAGTGGTAGCTGTTTCTGAAAGTCCCTCAAACACAGGAGAGGGAACTTCAACATCTACCTTCACAA AACCTGTAAAGCCTGTGAATATCACTGTTGGACCCCGAGGAACTGATAACCTGAACATCGCATGGGTTTTGTCTGAAGGAAGGGTTGATCACTATGTGGTGCACATCTTAAATAAGGAACTGATGTTTTCTaacaacaaaacatcaaaaaacacCACTGTCCTCTTCACTGGTTTATATCCTGGGAGAGTCTTTGTCGTCACGGTGACTGCTGAGGCTGGAGCACACAGAGAGATgtctgatgagtctcaattTGCCACTT ACCCTACTCCTCCTGGTGCGATCGTCATCACTCGCAGGACTAACTCCTCACTCCACCTGGGTTGGGCGACTCCTGCTCTGATGGAGAATGCTCCTGACGTCATTTACCATGTCACCTACATCTCATCCATGGAcggtgcagaaaaaaatgaaagcatggTCAACAAAACTGAtctgttgccacttttagctgGAACTTCCTAtaacatttctgtgaaaacaATTGGACCCCAAGGCTTAACAAGCTCAGCTGTCCATACTTCTACTTTCACCT CACCTAACCCTGTGTTGAACCTCATATCCCACCCTAAATCCATCTCCTCCGTGGAAGTGAAATGGTCACCACCACGGGAAGAAAAGGACTATTACACATACTATGTCCAAACCCACAGCCCTACAGGGACACCCATAAACAGAACAGTCAGCACTAACAGTGCTGACTTATCAGACCTGGAGTCAGGAACGAGATACAGCATCAGCGTCAGGACGATAGCGGCACCAGGAATCGAATCAACAGAAGAATTCACATCCAGCTACACAA AACCCACAGCAGTGGCGAATGTCAAAGCAGAGAATGTGACAACGACATCTGTCCGGCTGTCCTGGTCCAGGCAGAGTGATTACAAACAGTCCTACTCCTACCTGGTGATGGCACTGCATGGTGCTATGCGGGTTCACAATGATTCAACCAAGACTGAGACGTACACCTTCACCAATCTGTGCCCTGGAAGACTGTATACTTTTAAAGTGATCACAGAGGTGGACGGGGTAGAATCCTCCGTGGCAAACACAACTAGTTACACAA AGCCTCCAGTGGTGTCTGACATCTTAGTCACAGGAGACACAACCAAGCTGTCAGTGAGCTGGATGGCAGCAGAGTGTCAGGTGGAATCGTTCACCGTCCGGCTGCTCAGAGGCGAGGAGCTGGTGGGAAACGGCACAGATCTAAGTAACACGACTGTAAACAAAGTGTTTGAGGGCCTGAAACCAGGAGTGCTGTACTGTGCAGAGGTGATCACTGAGAGTGGACCTTTTAGGAATACAAGTCCAAGAGTTTGCAACGCGACCT TTCCCAACCCTCCTGGTCCCATCACAGTGGCGTCTCAGACTGTGGACTCGATTAATTTCACCTGGTCCTTACCTGAGAACATGGACCACATGCAGTATAACTTCAGTGTGACCACATCTAATGGCTCCTCTTTGACCACAGACCGCTGGTTTCTGCTGAAAGGTCTACTGTCAGGAAGTCCGTACAACATCTCTGTTGTAACTGTTGGTGTGAACAACTTTGAGAGCACAGAGGTGACTGCACGAAACTATACAA GACCATATCCTGCAGAAGTGCTggcaaaaaagacagaaatcaaCCCAACTACAGTAACCTTGTTTTGGGAGCAGAAAGAGATCAAACCTCACTACTCTTATGTGGTGAAGGCTTCTAACAATGCTCCACCTGAAACAGTCGACAAAACCACAAAGACGATCAGTGGACTTCTCTCTGGGACGAACTACAGCTTTACTGTGATTACTCAGACAGAGGATGGCACTCAGGCAGATCCTGAGACTGTGTCTTTTTTTACAC GACCCCATGGTGTTAGACATTTACAGGCTAAAACCTTAAACACAACAGCTGTCCGTCTGTCTTGGACTGACCCTATGGAATACAAACCAGAGTACAGATATCAGGTTGAGACTACAGGCTGTGACACCTTCAAAAACATCAACTCCACAGTAAACAACACTGTAATCTCTGAGCTCACCCAAGGGACCGAATGCACCTTCTGTGTCTTTGTCAGGGCAGGAGACGGCATTAAAGGAGAAGCAAATTGCATCTCTCAGTACACAG AGCCTGAGACAGTGCAGCCCAGTATCTCCAGTCAGGGCTCCAACAGTTCAATCCTGGTGTCGTGGACCAAGCCTCAAGGGAGAGTGGACAACTTCAGCGTTTCTTTGACAAGCACCTCTGAATCTGGAATACAGCTGAACTCCAGTGCTACCTCCTATCTTTTTGAGAACCTGTCTGCTGGAAGAGTTTATTTCGCAGTGGTATCCACACTGAGCGGACCCTTCAAGAGACCATCTGTAAATGTTACAAATGCAACTT TCCCCAACCCTCCTGGCCCAATTTCAGTGCTGGAAAAGACAACTAACTCACTTGAAATTAAATGGGAGGGGGCTCCTCAGATGTCTGGTGCTTCATTCTTCTACCAGCTGACTAACATATCAGCAAAGGAAGGCAACTTCATCTCTACCACCAGCACCAGTCACACTTTCTCCTCCCTGCTGTCTGGCACCTCCTATAACATCTCAGTGGCTACAGTGGGTGCTTCAGATTTTCAGAGTGCGAAGGTTTACCGCCACATGGTCACCACAA GACCGTTTGGTGTGGGTTCTGTTCGCACTACTGTGGAGGAGGAGATCATTAATGTCACATGGGACATACCTGTTCAATACAAGGACAGCTATCGGTTCATTTTGACAAGGCAGAGCTCAGAAGGAAATGTCAGTGACACAGCAAAGGAAAACACATACAATTTTACCAAACTTGTTCCTGGCAGCCCTTACAACATCAGTGTGACCACAGAGACGTCTGATGGCACGCAGAGTAATACAACATGGAAATCTGTCTGCACAA AGGCGAGCCCTGGGACAAACTTTGTGTGTGAGGgtccaaacaaaacaaatgcagaaGTCATCCTGACCTGGAAATGTCCTCGTGGTCGGTACTCCAGCTTCAAGGTTTATGTTGACGATAATGACCATTCAACAAGCTCCCAGTGTAATCTCACGGTGCCCAACCTTCGTCACTACACTGAGTACAAGCTGACTGTGGAGACACAGAGCTGTGGACCAGCCAGCAATCAGACTGTTCGCTGCAGGACAGGAATCACAA ATCCTCCCTCTCCAGGAAACCTTAACTTACTGGTGAAAGTTATGGAAAGAGAACATGACAGATTTACGCTTAACATTAACTCCAGCCTTCTGAACAACACAAACGGGCCGATCAGATATGTTGGAGTACTGGTGATGAATGAAAACACTG ACACCTCTGACTTTAGAAGCTACTTGGAGAAAACTCATGCACAGTGGGATGCAGGAAACACTCCAGCATATCTGGCAACAGTCAGAGAGATAAACCTTCAATCCCGCAGCGAGGACGCCCAGCTAGTCATAGTGGTTGGAGATAGTAGCATATGGAAAGGCTACACTAATGGTGCTCTGAAAGCCAACCGCAATTACCA ATTGGCTATTGTCTTGTTCACTGATCTGAAACTCCAAAGTCAGCTTGTGAATGGTGCACAGTCACTGGTCTCAGTAACACAATTCAGTACAGTCGTCTTTCTCCCAGTAAACCCAG CTGTGATCGGCCTCGCTGTCGGAGCAACTTTGGGAATTTTTTccatcctcttcttcatcctcattGGCTTCATTATTTACTGGAGAAG GttatccaaaaaaaaatcacctgaCATCCAGATTAACCCCATCAG AGCCAAATC TGTGGCTGTGAAGGTTGAGGACTTTGAGGCGTACTACAAGAAGCAGAAAGCCGACTCCAACTGTGGCTTTGCCGAGGAATTTGAG GACCTAAAAACTGTTGGAACAGGACAGACTAAAACAAACGCCCTGGCTCCAGAGAACAAGTCCAAGAACCGCTACAACAACGTGCTTCCCT ATGACCACTCTAGGGTGAAACTCTCTATCATCCATGGGAGTCCACATGATGACTACATCAATGCTAACTACATGCCG GGTTACAACTCCAGGAAGGAGTTTATAGCAGCCCAGGGTCCTCTGCCGCAAACAGTCAACGAGTTCTGGAGGATGATCTGGGAGAAGAATGTACAGACTCTGGTCATGCTGACACGCTGCAATGAACAGGGACGG GTAAAATGTGAGCAGTACTGGGAACACGGCACCAAGCACTTTGAAAACATCATTGTAACAATGACCTCTGAAATCCCCCTGAAAGACTGGACCATCAGGGACTTTGATGTGAAAAAT GTGAAAACTGCAGAGACCCGCTCAGTTCGTCACTTCCACTTCACAGCCTGGCCGGATCACGGTGTGCCAGAGACCACCGAGCTCCTAATAAGTTTCAGACATCTGGTCAGAGAGCACATGGACCAGTACTCCAGACACTCTCCTGCTGTGGTCCACTGCAG TGCTGGTGTTGGTAGAACTGGTACCTTGATAGCCATCGATCGTCTAATCAACCAGATTGAGAGGGAAAATACGGTGGACGTGTACGGCATCGTCCATGATCTGCGCATGCACAGACCCCTCATGGTGCAGACAGAG GACCAGTATGTCTTCTTAAACCAGTGTGCCTTGGACATCATCAGATCAAGAACTGGAACCAATGTGGATCTAATCTACCAAAACATCGCTGCGATCTCTATTTACGAGAATGTGGAGCCAAAGAAAGGACATTCCAAAAACGGGTACTAG